In Phoenix dactylifera cultivar Barhee BC4 chromosome 11, palm_55x_up_171113_PBpolish2nd_filt_p, whole genome shotgun sequence, the following are encoded in one genomic region:
- the LOC103719159 gene encoding glycine-rich cell wall structural protein 1-like, whose amino-acid sequence MGLSKEWFPLLLILFCVAALLSATALANFGSDDDGPFGGPNRFGGGRFGHGRFGGDCHFHFRGCRGGFGRGPWGGGGLGGGGGGGFGGGGGGGLGGARGHGGGFGAGGGIGGGAGGGLGGGGDLGGGGGGGLGGGAGHDGGFGAGGGVGGGAGGGVGGGGGLGGGGGSGVAAAAALVVEVAMVEVLKLAVVLAVALEEELEVVVAAEAALVVEADTVEDLEQAVESVVAQGAVSEEAAGLVVEVAEDSAVGRVMAEGSVLVLA is encoded by the exons ATGGGCCTCTCAAAGGAATGGTTTCCCTTGTTGCTTATTCTTTTTTGTGTTGCCGCTCTGTTGAGTGCAACCGCGCTCGCTAATTTCGGTAGTGATGATGATGGCCCGTTCGGGGGCCCCAATCGGTTCGGTGGGGGCCGGTTCGGCCATGGCCGGTTTGGCGGCGACTGCCACTTCCACTTCCGTGGGTGCAGAGGTGGTTTCGGTCGAGGCCCTTGGGGTGGTGGGGGCCTCGGaggtggaggcggcggcgggtttggtggtggtggtggaggaggtCTTGGTGGCGCCCGTGGGCATGGTGGAGGGTTTGGAGCTGGCGGTGGTATAGGCGGAGGTGCCGGTGGTGGTTTAGGCGGTGGGGGGGATCTTGGAGGCGGTGGCGGTGGAGGGTTGGGTGGTGGTGCGGGCCATGATGGAGGGTTCGGAGCTGGTGGAGGTGTGGGTGGCGGTGCCGGCGGCGGCGTCGGAGGTGGTGGAGGTTTGGGAGGTGGAGGTGGCAGTGGC gtggcggcggcggcggccttgGTGGTGGAGGTGGCCATGGTGGAGGTTTTGAAGCTGGCGGTGGTGTTGGCGGTGGCGCTGGAGGAGGAGCTGGAGGTGGTGGTGGCCGCGGAGGCGGCCTTGGTGGTGGAAGCGGACACGGTGGAGGATTTGGAGCAGGCGGTGGAGTCGGTGGTGGCACAGGGGGCGGTGTCGGAGGAGGCGGCGGGTTTGGTGGTGGAGGTGGCGGAGGACTCGGCGGTGGGTCGGGTCATGGCGGAGGGGTCGGTGCTGGTGTTGGCGTAG